From Gavia stellata isolate bGavSte3 chromosome 27, bGavSte3.hap2, whole genome shotgun sequence, one genomic window encodes:
- the TNFRSF1B gene encoding tumor necrosis factor receptor superfamily member 1B, with amino-acid sequence MGPRWALLAALLHAAGGREYSLPYTPQFAQCKDPSTEFYEEGLNKCCSQCPPGQYKTESCSHSVDTKCSHCKPNTYTAIWNRSPQCFACSPPCRKGFVQNQTCTKSQDRICSCPPNEYCILKIYEYCKICKVHKKCGKGYRVSRRGTDSTDTECKPCPPGTFSHEESYDISCIPHTVCKSVAVPGNSVNDTVCSDSGTAVATVLPHTILNLLLTQSSSSSKPEIVTRPVILNSVPDMSHIIGSVAGPLLLALIITILGYCLVSKKKALVYSPPTTEADLPFSPTEKQCDKKVRNTGSQNSSSSEQEEQHLLETSGSSSSSLNNPAGSARVSVVSNKNNENKETEGFQQQYSAAEGCKLHSGDRHNSASSEYSGNGGTQVNVTCIVKVCSPDCSSQFPEQTSSTSMDYGNAPYYSPTGEEIPLSKEENPLKKETEIQILVENEDNLRQDLLPEEKKFPLGIQDAGMKTS; translated from the exons GAGTATTCATTGCCTTACACACCACAGTTTGCACAATGCAAAGATCCCAGCACTGAATTCTATGAAGAAGGACTTAATAAATGTTGTAGCCAGTGCCCTCCAG gTCAATATAAGACAGAGAGCTGCAGTCACAGTGTGGACACAAAGTGTAGTCACTGTAAACCTAACACATACACAGCAATCTGGAATCGGTCCCCTCAGTGCTTTGCCTGCTCACCACCCTGCAGAAAAG gattTGTGCAGAATCAAACATGCACAAAATCACAGGACAGAATCTGTAGCTGCCCACCGAATGAGtactgcattttgaaaatatatgaGTACTGCAAAATATGTAAAGTGCataaaaaatgtggaaaaggtTACCGAGTTTCCAGAAGAG GGACAGATAGCACAGATACAGAATGTAAACCTTGTCCTCCTGGCACTTTTTCACATGAGGAATCTTACGATATCAGCTGTATACCACATACAGT tTGTAAATCAGTGGCTGTTCCTGGAAACAGCGTGAATGACACTGTTTGCAGTGACTCAGGAACAGCAGTTGCCACAGTTCTACCTCACACTATTTTGAACCTGCTCCTGACCCAAAGCTCGTCTTCCAGCAAACCTGAAATAGTAACTCGACCTGTCATTTTAAACTCTGTACCTGACATGTCTCACATCATCG gatCAGTAGCAGGACCATTGTTATTGGCCCTGATAATCACTATTTTGGGGTATTGCTTAGtctccaaaaaaaaag CCCTTGTATATTCTCCACCGACTACAGAAGCAGATTTG cctttttcccctacagaaaagcagtgtgacaaaaaagtaagaaacaCAGGATCGCAAAACTCCAGCAGTTCTGAACAGGAGGAACAGCATCTCTTGGAAACTTCTGGGTCCAGCAGTAGCTCCCTGAATAATCCAGCTGGGTCTGCAAGAGTCAGTGTAGTAAGTAACaagaacaatgaaaataaagaaacagaaggatTTCAGCAGCAATATTCAGCTGCAGAAGGTTGTAAGCTTCACAGTGGAGACAGACACAACTCTGCGAGTTCAG AATATTCTGGTAACGGAGGAACGCAGGTGAATGTGACTTGTATTGTTAAAGTATGTAGTCCAGACTGCAGTTCCCAGTTCCCAGAACAGACTAGTTCAACGAGCATGGATTATGGAAATGCTCCCTATTATTCCCCAACAGGGGAAGAAATTCctctttcaaaagaagaaaaccccttgaaaaaagaaactgaaattcagatCTTGGTGGAAAATGAGGACAATTTACGTCAAGACTTacttccagaagaaaagaagtttccTCTGGGTATTCAAGATGCGGGGATGAAAACCAGTTAA